The Mytilus galloprovincialis chromosome 3, xbMytGall1.hap1.1, whole genome shotgun sequence genomic interval ttatcCAGTTTCAGGATGCATttgtattttgtcaaaataattttTAGGTAAAGGAGGATAATTTAGTAATACCAATCTGTTCATGTCATATTGTATGTACATTGTACCAAGTCTGAGTCAGGCTATGTGTGTCATGTGTACATCTGTGTCAATTAAATTGCGCTTCAATATATCACTTTGCACAAAGAGATATTATAACTCCTTtactacttttttttttcaatttgtgagTTTTATTTTCTGCAATAAAATAATTACAGTCAATTTTTCATCCAATGTCATTAGTCTAGAACTTACAATGCCCTCTGCAACTTTAGCAGAACAGCCTGTCGTTAGCTCTCCCTCGTCTGTGATGAAGTAGACTCTGCTATCTTGGTCCTTTAATTGTTGACAAGCATCAACAAAAGCTTGACTATAGTCAATACCAATGACTTCCTGGAACTTTCTGGCTAATTCAAACGATGATCGACCCACTGCACATCCTATATCTAATGCTCGTGAAACAGAATTAAACTGCAaaataatacaatgtacatattaagaaataaattgctgtttttatttgatgtgttttagggTTGCTGTCTTTATGATTATAAATGACAGAAACCTCACAGTAATAGACAacacaacagattttttttcaaatgcatttttgTGCTTGTGATTTGTGGCAATTACAGCAAATTAGggcacaaagaaaacaaaatgtctatCTATTTGATATACAAGTCAATTGTCCTCAGCCCTCAACATAAAGgataataattcttttttttctttttttgacagAAAAGGTATTCAATTTTCAACCACTTTATAATGTTCTGAAGTCAATTTTAGTTTCATAAATTTGGAAGCGAAACTTGCAACTAAAGATGTGGAGGAAATGAACACAAATTTAAAATGATCAGGAGGACAGTTTGAATCACAATCTTGGTGTTGACAGCAGGTtagtgtttgtttgttatttaataTCAATCTTAtcatgcttaattttttttaaacaattaaagaaCACTTTTCTTCTTCTGAATAAATGcatttcgggggggggggggagagattTGCAACAAAAAACATAGATAAAACTTTTTGGAGGGATTTGCAACAAATGcaacaaataaaaagataacaTTTTTGGGGGGATTTGCAACAAAAAAACATAGATAAAACTGATGGCCAATTTTGCTGTTAGGAAATGGCCACAACTTTCAGCTAGATCACCAAAAATAGTAAATATCATTTTTTCCTATAAGAGATATTTTTCAAACCTTGAtaaatttttaatacatgtatttataaagaaAGCTTCTTTTTAACCTATACTTACCACTATTTGTTAtaaattgaatacttttttctcaggataaaaaaactgtttttaatcatttgttaGTCTTGGTtttatcttataaagtttatcaaaaaggtgtgttttttttctttcaaaacataAATAGCGTCTGGGTCATGTGGGTGGTGTTTACAAAATACAGattcataacaaaaaatcaaagaaatgaaTAAAGAATGAGGGGTGCAAAAGTTTAGAATATAACtgaaaatgataacaaaatcGCCAATAAAATACTGATTACAGAAATGTATGTTGtacagaaaatataattttagaaaaaaaagggaAATATCATTTTCACAGCCCAAGGCCATTGAAGGCTAGGATGATTTTGAAACTTTCGAGTAGTCTCCCTTTCATCAAAGCAGTGGACATAATCCTCTTATATAAACATACCTTCAAAAGAGTCTCCGAGTGTTTTAGACACAAATCAGCACATCGTTTAGGAAAGTCGAGAGCACTTGAAGGAATAAGATCTAGGCGAATGTTCTTCTCATTTGCAAAATGAAAAGCAAGGTATTCGTTCACTAATTTTTCCGATTCATAAACGTTACTTTGAGCTTTTCGCCTTCTTTCGGCTATCCATTTATAAGTCGTGAAAACTGCTATTCCAGTGGTGATAGACAGAGACCCTGCAGCTATAACTCTATGGTCCACTCCACAGATAAACGGCATCCTGTTGTATAAGTTAGAAAATCAGTGTTAAGAATCAGTTAAGAATCaggacatacatgtacacatgtgTAAATACCGGTTTGTTGACTGGTTTACGTTTCAGCGCGATGGCTCTCTATTTCTGACTGATCATTGATACCAGGTTATATTGAAACATGCTATTGCCGTGAATTTATCACATTAATTTGAAGCGGACGTCTTCGAAAGCACACCAACTTTCTAAGACGTTCTCTATCAGGTCCGCGTTTCTTATCAACTGAAAATATTAAGTAGAGTAATTATGTTATTTTAGAGTTCGGAAATTTGGTCAAGAATGATAACGATTTTcttaatatatagaaaaatatacGATTTTCGTAATAGAGAAAATAACTCACGGTGTGTGTgtgttaagggagctaccatttgaatttttaagggggggggggggggtgacaacttttgtcctgcatttttttctATACTGAGATGCAATATCTGttctgaatttttattttttactctattctaAGTGTCATTCTGtctttctgtcatttttttttggcaaagtgtgTCATCCTGCAtttctttttactcaaaactcctgtcctatCTTTTTCCCCCAATTTCAATCTAGCCCCTCCCCGGCCTTCCTCAATACAAATCAAATGGTTTCTCCCTGAACTACAATGAAAAGTATCT includes:
- the LOC143069781 gene encoding uncharacterized protein LOC143069781 — translated: MPFICGVDHRVIAAGSLSITTGIAVFTTYKWIAERRRKAQSNVYESEKLVNEYLAFHFANEKNIRLDLIPSSALDFPKRCADLCLKHSETLLKFNSVSRALDIGCAVGRSSFELARKFQEVIGIDYSQAFVDACQQLKDQDSRVYFITDEGELTTGCSAKVAEGINKSRCSFQQGDACDLPHDIGKFGCVLAANLICRLHTPLDFLNRMADLVIPGGILVITSPYTFLEEFTPKSNWLGGYIGKDNKPVTGKMTLKKVLGPAFDLVDEVDMPFSIRETARKNQLTVAEATVWRRKNV